From the genome of Nicotiana sylvestris chromosome 1, ASM39365v2, whole genome shotgun sequence:
agagagctcgtggatcaaacactaTAAATTTCTCTataagtttcaagcttcaagcaatcaaattcaagttcaagaacgaagaacaattcaagtattcaagatcaagaacgaagtcaaatcaaatacaaggcattcaagatcaaggctacttgtCCGTGTTAAAattcgtggcaacaatcaaagtgCCCGTGACGGATAAatcaaattacaattcaagatCAATCTCAAAGGTCCTCTTGAATTTATATtggaaaagtagaatcagaggaatcatagagattttaacactcaaatatttgaaataaaataccacgattgttgcgatatatttcggtcttgattttattttcttgacgcaaatttattgtccaCGGAATGATTTAACCAAATACTACAACATACTAAACCAACATACATCTACTTCATCATCCTTATAACTAAACCAAAATATTACAACAACATATTAAAACAACATACAATCACTTCATCATCCTTACGATAGCCAAAGCAAATAACAAAGCCCATGAAACCAAAATGATAATTCTCATCTTCTTCACTTTGACCTCTAAATTACTAGCTTTTTCAGCTTCCACAAGTTGAAATTGCTCCATTTCGTCAAGTTTAATCTTCAAAATATGTCTTTCAACCGTGATAACATCTTTCATTTCATCATACAAGTTCTTAGAGTTGTCTCTTTCGTCTTTACTAGCATCCTCCAATTCCTCAACTTTTATCTTCATAGGGCCCCTTAAACCATTGTAGTTTGTTCCATGAGGTAAACTTTATTCCTCAATTTGTTCCTCTCAACCTTAGCAGCATCAAGTTTAGTTTTTAAATCTTTGATCACCATCACCGCTCGACGAGGGAGCTCTTCATCAATCCATTCAATATATACCCAAGAACTAGCATACATCATATCAAAATATACAACAGTTCTGGCAGTAGTTTTTGTACATAAACAATAAAAATCAAGAACGACCTAACTCGACAAAAGAAGGCGAATCAGATAAATCgaccaaaaacaaaataaattcaaAACTAACCTTGGATCTTGGACATTTATGGAATATTCTCCCAACATTGGTGTTTGACCAAGCTACCAAATATAACGCAAACAATTCACAATGACACCTTCTTGTATATTGAATTTCATGCTCATTCACAGATAAATCAGACATTGAGCAAAAATTTTGAAGGGAAAATAGAGATTTTTAAAATTGGGGAACAATGACAATTAGGATTTTTGGAATGGGTGAATATCAGTATAAGAAGAGggaaaataagaagaaagaaTAGCTTATGCGGATGCCATGTAAGCTAAATAATGTTGATGAGAAGGCTTATATGCTTAGCCGTTAGGTTGAAGGCATTATTGCCCCAATTTGCTAACGTGGGGGATATTATTGGCCCAGTTTACTAGCTGAGGACAAAATTGAGCTATATCCAATAGTTTAAGGATATTATTGGACCTTTTCCCCTTGAAACCCCTCCACTTGGGTAGTAGTTGCTTCCTCGGGCGAGGGCACCACCACGTATTTATCAGCCCAGTTGCAATCCTCTTTGACCTTGGAAAGGATCTCATCGGTgatcgagcatatatatctcgaTACCGGATCGCATCGACCCGGTACCGAAGAAGTTTTTTCGACCTTGAAATCAACACCGATCAAGCACCCACCAGGAACAAACTCTTCAGGGTGTGGTTCCACCGCTGGTCCATCGCCCGCAGGTCGTGATGAAGAGACAATCTCTTTTTGTGGAACTGTCTTAgaagtttttgctatttttcttttgaataagaGATGAAGAAGAGGAGGTTAAAAGGTCGCGCTTAATGTTTTTGAATTAAGATGAGCAAAAATTCTTGCAAAAGCCTCAAGAAATTTGGTGCGAGTATTAGATAATGCAAATGTTTTTTTTAAGAACAAGCATAGAAGAGGTTTAAACGTAAAGTTTGAATGAATGAAAGTTTGAGTATTTATAGATTGCAAACGACGGCTCAAAACCCGTAATAGCCTACCAACAACTGACGAACATTAAATACCTCTAAAGACGTGACCGACGAGACGTTTCATCAGTTTTATCATTTCTGGCGCGAAGAATCCAGACGCAGATCGAGGGCTCATATCGTTTATCATCATTTATTCTCCGAAAAATGAGGGGGCTATCTGTATACGATCGAAACCGGGCTCATCTATTGCATGACAAACCGGGGCTGAAACGTGATAGGTTAAAGATCGACCCGAATTATATTGAACCAAGGCACGAAGTTAGAGCATGCGTCTTCAAGACCATCGAGCACATAGCTCCGAAACCGACCCCGACTCTGACCAAGCTCAAGGAAATATTATCGGACCGAATAACGGAATGCCAAAATATTCGTAATCGGTCGGATATCACGGCAGGAATTTCGGTATGTATCAACGAGCGGCCGAAtaattagcaaatcatgagatttcttacctTTGTAGAATTGTATCTAAAGTAGGACTTCCCTACTATATAAATGAGGTTTGATTATTTTTAATACACCCTGCAACATCAATACACTGTTATTTTTAGTTCTTATTATCTTGTGGCTTTGTTCTGACATCTATTGAGGCACTTTCTAGCTCGAGGATGATCCAACTTCAAGGCTAAGACTGTTCAATTTGTGTGGTTTGAATTTATTTTCTTATCATTTATTTCAGTATTAATCTATTTTCTCAAATTTGTATCAAGTTATATCATGTATGCTTAaaaccacatataaattcaattgttatccgatttatAGGGTAAACACACATATATAACTAGATTAGAATATTAATTTGTATTTCCATTTTAGAATTCAACGAGGTATAATATTTGTAATTTACATTTTTTCtgcctcatttgttttttttaagattaagacgtctgaatctgaTTACACATCTGgatatcaagatgtgtattaagattaagacatttgaatctgaatacacatctgaatatattaagatgtgtattaagatctgaatactaaataattaagactgtttgatttttaacatctaaatgtataaaatttatctttatttgaaaattaataaacataaaattcaaatgaaatactaactaatctaatattctattaataaaatatataatttttttaaaatatgatagttggtggtggtgatggctaacggTTGAATGCTGACTAGAGGCGGTGGTTGGTGGTAattttggttgatgatggtggttcatgctagtagctagtagtgattggtaatggtggcgattatgattgaggatagtggtggtgggtggtgatagttaataatggtGGATGATAGTAGTAGTTGTGACTGATGAAGGTGGTCGGTGGGTGGTAGTAAATTATAATGATGGGCAGTGTCGGTtgtggttgttgatggtgatggggtggtcagttgtggttgttgatggtgatggggtggtcagttgtggtagttgaggtggatgagtgttGATAGTGGGTGAGAATGATGGTGGTCGAAGTGGTGAGAATAGTGGTGGTGTTGGTCGATAATGGTGGCGGCTATAATTGAGGATGCTGGTGGCGTGATCGTGGTGGAGGTGGGGATGGTGGTGGTGGTTGAGTATGTGGTGGTGGTGGCATACTGGTAGTTGATAATGTAGGCGGTGGCggcagttaataatgaatatgtgatagcatcttaatgaaattaagtctctgttatagatcttaatcatacagatCTATTCACacccattaagtggttgtgaagtaaaaaaaaacatacacacttaatgattaagatctgaataattaagattcagactttaaaaacaaacgcacttaatgtctgagatctgaatgattaagattcagacctccattaagtgcaaacaaatgaggccttaaACACCTCCCTAATATGATTCATTTGCATATCGCACCTTGCATTTTAAAATCAATCACCTACACCCCCTATATTATAAAAATCGTacacaaatattatattggacaatatttttattttacaaaGGTGTTAGGTTGTGAGGTATATATAGAATAACCAAAAGACAACGTAAAATTACAAATAGAAAGCTCATATATTATTTACGAATAAAATTTTGCGACATCACTAATTAACTATAAGTAGATAAATTAAAGAAAACACAATGTGAAAGTGTGTTGAACTTCATAAAGAAAGGAGCTTTATTGATTAATAATGTCAAAGGAAATATAATACACATTCCAAGTACAGAAGTGATCAAAGGTCCATCAGCTGCGCCTAAGAGAGAAAATTAACCACTTATAAGGCCTATATATTGCTGGCGAGAGTACAAAAATCATTTAGCAGGTAATAATATTCGATAATTGGTCAAAGTTTATACATTTTAAACTGCAGATAAGGGATAGTACTCCAAAACTAATTCACCTATATATGATCAGTTCTGTAAGGGACGCCTTATTCTACATTCATCAGGTGGTCCAATAAACAATTCTGTCTCCACATCCGATTTATCGCTACCTCCCTCTATACAAATAACTTCTCCTTCCTTCTCTCCGCTTGATGTTTGTCTCTGTTGAAGACCTCCAAACTAAAACAAACGTAAAACCAAATTATAGTATGACTTATCGCCTAAGTTTATACTTATAGAGTGACTCAGATAAAAGAAAACACAATTAGGTTGATAGAGGCATCATGCAGATTTAGAATTTTAAATCAATATGCGAGAAATATCACTACGCTCTGTGGCAATGGATATACTAGGGCAGCCCGATGCACTAAACTCCTGTTATACGCGGGCTCCAGGGAagagccggaccacaagggtctattgtacgcagccttattaccctgcatttctgtaaGACGTTTTCATGGCTctaacccgtgacctcctggtcacataaCAACAACTTTATATGTTACGCCAAAGCCGCCCTTCATATTGTGCCAATGGATATGTATTCAAATATTTGTGACCTAAATGTAACATTCCAGACTTTAGACAGAGTCTCACATCGGCAAAACACAATAGGAatgctgggtatataagttaacaagccttagaccctagtgacgcgttttaaacccgtgagggcctaggcctaaagcggacaatatcactagcgggctggGCTGTTACATAAAGATATATACCTTCTCCCTCAGCATTGCATTTTCAACTGCAAGGTCTTTCCCCTGGATATTAGACAGAACGCATGAAACAAACAATTAGTAAGTTACTTAAAGCATAAGAAGCAAGAAAATCATGCCTAGAGTCAATCATTGCAGCCTCAccttttctttcaatctttccaTCTGTTCCCTAAAGACTTTcatctgaaaaaagaaaagatagcAAGTTCCCTAAAATTCATAGGAACTTTGGAAGCAAATGTTGaacaaaaaataaagtaaataagcgTGAGCTATATCTAACCAAGAGGTAAGCATCCTCCACTTGCAACTAAGAGGTCGTGAGTTTGAGTCactccaagagcaaggtggggagttcttgaagggaaggatgtcgagggtctatcggaaacagcctctctatcctagggtaggagtaaggtctgcgtacatacaaccctccccagaccccactagtgggattataatGGATTGTAGTTGTAAGCGTGAGCTCTATCTAACGGCTTAAGCTTTTAGATGAAACAGTTACACACTCGAATAGTAAATTGAATAGATCATTGCTTGGGGGTTGTAAGAAGAATTAAACCTTTCGCGCCCGGATGGCGCTAACACTCCGCTCCAACTGTTTTTCTATTTGCTGTAATTCTTCTAGGGTACAGGACCCTAAACCTTCTCCCAAGAGTTTCCTGTTGCAAATTCCATTTGTTTTAGAAGGGCGGCCTTAAGTGTTAATTACtgggaaaggaaaaagaaaaatgttAAAATGAAATAGCTTCTGAGATAGGGtttaattgaaccttttagatgTTTCAAGAAGTTCTATCTTCTTCATCAAACTTGCTGTCTCATGCTTCAAATGCTGCATTTTTGTATAAGCTATAGTAAGTCTGGATTTTACGTTTTTTTGCAAAAAACTAATTGCCAAGGAGTCAAAAGGCACAAACCTGCATATTGTATCCCACTGCTTGGTTTTCAGGTAGAAATTTGTCTTTAGAATGCCTCTTATAGCGTTCGATTATCTCCTGCATGCTGCCAATTTCTCCCTAttaatctttctttcttttcttttgaacaGGGACCAACAAATTAAAGGAGCTAAATACAAACAATTGTTGTAATAAGAACATAAGCACCCTTCGCAGTACTCCTGAGATAGTTAATATTTGGTCAAAATTGGAAGGTGGCCAATATTTTACCATAAGCCAATATGAATGAAGGGTGACCAGGAGATCACGGTTTCAAGGCGTAAAAACAGTCTCTTGCATAAATGTAGGTTAAGGTTGTGAACAATAGACCATTACGGTCCGGTCCTTAATTACCCGGATCCTGCGCATAGCGAGAACTTAGTGTACCGGACTGCTCTTTAAGCCAATTCGAATTAATGACTGCATCAACTTGTTGCTAATGCATGAGTCAGCATATATAGTTAATTACTCAAAATATTTAAGAAGAGTTTAAGAAAATCATAATCCAAAGAAATACTGTTTAATTTCTCAAGGGTAAATTCTACAGAATGGTGGTAAGACCAAcgatgttgtatggggctgagtgttggccaacCAAGATCGCTCATATTCAGAAGATTAAGGTAGCAGATATGAGAATATTGAGATAGATCGGGCACACCGGGTTAGATAGGATCAAAAATGATGTTTCACAaaaaggtgggtgtggccccctattggggacaagatgcgggaagcgcaaCATATGATTTGGTCATGCGAGTAGGAGGAGTCTATGTTGTACGGACTCTCCAAAATATAGCtgcacccgtgtcggatccttcaaaaatgCACTACTATTGGAAGATCCGACACGTATCCTGCCACATTTTcgaagagtccgagcaacataggggGGAGCACAAACGCTCCGgtgaggtgtgagaggttgacattggagggcctacggggaggtagaggtaggccaaagaagagatgtggagaggtgattaggcaagacatggcgcagcttcagctgaccgagaacatgacccttgataggaatgTATGGGGATCGAGGATTATGGTAGTAAAGTAGGTAATCTAGAGTATTCATGACAGTAGTATTGGCACGCAGTCTCACTTTatgttggtagtaggtttttatgactaaccgttgttttctttcattgttgatcaccttattatcttgttgtttttattttgcttttatatGGGTTTTTGTACTGTCCCttcttatctatatttttattaatatagtgcttatgctttcctgagccgacggtctattggaaacaacttcTCTATCCTCATAAGGTAgaagtaaggtctgcgtacacagtACCCTCCTCAAACCCCACGATATGGGCTAATACTGGGGTATGTTATTGCTTCTCAAATAGTAACATATTCATATAAAATGGAATAGAGTTAGAGGGAGTAGTACCCTCTTGGACCGGAAAAAAAAGAACTTGAAGGAAATTTTATTTCTTTATGTATAATTAAGGTTATATATTCACACAACAAAAGCATTTGATGATTCTTTTTTCATATACCCAAATTTTGGTGGACGGAAATACATAGTATCTATGCAAGTGGAAATACACAGTATCTACACAAGTGGAAAGTAGCAGGTAATTCCATAGAATATAATAAAGCTACACATAAGGTGATCCAGACAATAccattatataaaaaataaaaataaaactatgtGTGGCTTCTCATTTTGTTTCTGTGTTTGCTGTTGTGGAAGCATGCCTTTGGGGTATATACATTTATTAGGTTGTCAAATTTAATGTCTCCTTGACATGGTTTAGGGATGCAGTAATTAGCGGGTAATAACATGGATATTCTCGACTCAAACACTAACCACAAAGAAAAGAAAGTACTAGCATGGAAGATTTTACCGACAGAATAATATCATATTCAAAGGGAACATAGTGATTTGGGATCTGCAACGTTGTGGATTGGTTTCCGTACAAAATAGTTCTGCCCAAAAGATTCTTAAGGTGTGTAATAAAGGAAACAGCCCAAGAGTATAGCCTTTACCAAACAAGACAGGGAGCATAAAATCAAGTACTAGTAGCTATTACTAACTTGACAACTGGCTCTCATACTTAAAACTTTTGAAGTTCACAAGAGACGCCTCTAATTTACCATTATTCTAAACAAATCAGGCAGACTTGGCTTCCTTTAAACTTTGTCAGTTAATCACTTCAGCATATTTACTTTGTCAGTTTGATGAATATATGCTTATTCTATAATCAAGTTTATGTGTAACAATAACTTTGATGATAGTAATTAGTTTTAATCCCAAACGAGAAATATTTAGGGGCCATTCAAGGATTAATTATAATCTAAATTAAAACTAGGATTAAAAGATGGATAGCATATTCCACCTTATGTATATAGAATAAGATGTACCAAGATTTTGCTATAAAAATAATACCGATATTAGTTAATATCCTCAATCAAACACAAGATAAATTTAATCCCAAAACTTATATACCAGGATAATTCACCTAATACCTTGAACCAAAGGGCCCCTTTAAACTTTAAACCACACATGAGATGAGGAGCATATATAGTTTGAACTTCAACTGCTTCTGATTACTCCAAGAAAATCTTTGGTCATAAGAGATTAACATGACTATTTCCTTTTTAGGTTATAGGAACAAAATTGCATTGATAAATGAGTATCATTATCTTGGTAATAAAATCTCATTGAAGATGAATCTTTTAACTAGGTTAAGGACAGTACCAAGGCTCTTGATCATGAAATCTTAGCTTGGAGAAGCTATTACTGCAACTATGTTTGTGAAGAACCTCTTCTTGAATTAGATAGACAAGACAGAATGTCAGTCAACTTCCTAAATTTGTATTTCGCTCCCTTCTTTAAGTATTAAATGAAACTAATTGGAATCTACATCCATATCTAAACATAGATCATTTACATCATCACTTTTTGTTCAGGATTTTCCAGGTCCGTACAAGATTAGATCTGATGCGagctgaaagaaaagaaaaatgcaatCTTTGACATGTAGGTTTGATAAGGAAAAGTAAGAAAGAGATGGTGGTACCTAGAGCTGGCAAATTCATAGAGCTTTCCTCTTGGAGAAAATATAACTAATCCAACCTCAGCATCACATAGTACTGAAAGTTCAAATGCTTTTTTTAGCAAACCGTTTCTGCGTTTAGAGAAAGTGACTTGCCTGCTTGTCGCGTTCTCTATACGCCTCATCTGAGTTTTTCCTCTCACCATCTCTCCCTTCTGAGTACACAAATGAAAGAAGAAAGGATTGAAAAAGCAATTAATCACCTTGATATAAAGAAAATTCTGAAGAATGGAACATTATTAACAATtaccaatatatatatacaagaaaAGATATTATTTGAGGAAGACAGAAAACATCAAATAGAAGAATGAGGAAAAGAgtatagagcccgtttggattggtttgttttaagtgcttttaagccaAAATGACTTTTAAACCATTTTGTAGTGTTTGGATAAAGTAAAAAGGTGTTTTTAAAAACGTATTTTTAAGTTAAAATGACAAAAACAAGCCAAAAGTCAAAATTTAGAATTCCTAACTTAtggcttaaaagctattttgACTTAAAAGTCGCTTAAAACAAGCCCAAACTTCTTTCTGGCCAAaagcgtttttttttttttttgtcaaaagcacttttggccaaaaattgaggtgtttgaccaaacttttggaaggaaaaaaagtgtttttgagaaGAAACAGAAAcaattttggagaagcagaaaaaagtagcatctctccaaaagcacttttgagaaaaattacACTTAGAAGCAATTTTTTAAATCTTGGTctaacactaattgctgctcattATTGCTTTCCAAACTAATTaaccaaacacaaactgtttctcgTCAAAAATACTTTTGGAAAAAATAcctctcaaaataagctgatttttgcaatTTGGCCAAATGGCTATTACAAATTTAGCAAAAATGCAGGTGAGACGAAAGATAGGAGTAAAGCTAAAAAGGAAGACAaaatatagagagagagagtagTGCAAAGTTTTGCTTGATTCTCAACCCCAATTAATggtaatatacatatatatatatatatatatatatatatatatatatatatatatatatatatattaatattagtacaacaataataacataccCAGTAATATTCTATATTGTggagtttggggagggtagtgtgtacataTACCTTACCCCTCCCTTGTAAGGATAGAAAAATTGTTTTCAATAGATCATCTGCTCAGGAAAGTATAAACACCacatatgaatatatatatattaggggTGGCAATTTGAGCTCAAATTCATCTAACCCGCCCAGAGATTAATGGGTTGGGTACATTTTAGCTCATGGGTCAATTTGGGCTGAGCCCAAGTTAACCCATTATATTTTATAGCTCATTCTGACCCATTAGCAGCCCAAATACAACCCATGAAACTCACCCAATATAAAAGGTATCTCAACCCAATTTAtatagaaatttatttagttgccccagttttactctttttttttatatatttttaattttatgttcttttgtttttctgcaccatCCACCCACCCTGCCCCCTTCTCCCCgcaaaaagaaattttttactttttttgtattttcagttttcAGTTTTTTTTCCTGCACCACCACCCCCACCCCctcaaaaaaaaatttatttttttttgtatattaattttctgttttttttctgcacccccacccacccacccacccacccaaaACCCCTCTCccttcaaaaaataatttttacctttttttgtatttcaaaaaaaattacattttttttatttttaattttctattttctgttttttttcgtttttctgtaTCATCCACCCGCCCACCCCCCAGGGGtatgcattcgatttatcgattcgattttgacccttatcgataattacttatcgattatcgatttgtatatatgcttatcgttatcgtttcaataaagtttcgattttttcgatttatcgatttttggggcctatcgattcggttatcgattacaccaataagaaaatttgcgggatttcacgaaaagtatatcgctataaacacacctaactaatatggacaaaaaaaagctaaaataagacgaacaccgtttataacataaaaattgtgtcaacaagcacatgcaacgaaactaaagtaagggtTCAAATGTATGtcaccaacactccaacggtataaaaaaattacatcatcacggctaattctgttttccattaatttgaacttcattcccttgagctttaaatatgatcattccttaaatgtggtagagaaaataatagggttagggacttagggtaaag
Proteins encoded in this window:
- the LOC104239268 gene encoding MADS-box protein SOC1-like isoform X1; its protein translation is MVRGKTQMRRIENATSRQVTFSKRRNGLLKKAFELSVLCDAEVGLVIFSPRGKLYEFASSSMQEIIERYKRHSKDKFLPENQAVGYNMQHLKHETASLMKKIELLETSKRKLLGEGLGSCTLEELQQIEKQLERSVSAIRARKMKVFREQMERLKEKGKDLAVENAMLREKFGGLQQRQTSSGEKEGEVICIEGGSDKSDVETELFIGPPDECRIRRPLQN
- the LOC104239268 gene encoding MADS-box protein SOC1-like isoform X2, which gives rise to MVRGKTQMRRIENATSRQVTFSKRRNGLLKKAFELSVLCDAEVGLVIFSPRGKLYEFASSSMQEIIERYKRHSKDKFLPENQAVGYNMQHLKHETASLMKKIELLETSKRKLLGEGLGSCTLEELQQIEKQLERSVSAIRARKFGGLQQRQTSSGEKEGEVICIEGGSDKSDVETELFIGPPDECRIRRPLQN